A region from the Arthrobacter gengyunqii genome encodes:
- a CDS encoding dihydrolipoamide acetyltransferase family protein → MIKEFLLPDLGEGLTESEIVTWYVAVGDKVTLNQVIADVETAKAVVELPSPYAGTVAQLHEQAGTVVEVGAPIVSFDVGGGTDPSSGTDSSSKAPAGSATAEGIAPAAFAPAEPQKRTPNLVGYGAVPERTGRPARRRWLTEAPAPAQVASTPIASPPAAPPPAVPAGSAIVADDSSAPAAERPRSTPPVRKLARDLGVDLTDIDGTGPNGLIVRTDVTRAAEQNADVADVLGDVAAPVPDFGADPLPPSSDALPLSVAGTSRAREERIPIAGMRKHTAAAMVASAFTAPHVTVFLTVDVTASMELLARLRGQTAFDGVKLTPLTLAAKAVCLALSRHPSLNSRWDEAAREIVQYRYVNLGIAAATPRGLMVPNVKDAQSLGLRELAAALGTLAQTARAGKTTPADLGGGTFSISNVGVFGIDAGTPILNPGEAGILALGAVREQPWVHEGALAVRQVMTLSLSFDHRLVDGEQGARFLSDVGAVLTEPAMALALM, encoded by the coding sequence GTGATCAAGGAATTCCTGCTGCCGGATCTGGGCGAAGGCCTCACCGAGTCTGAAATTGTCACCTGGTATGTGGCTGTGGGCGACAAGGTGACGTTGAACCAGGTCATTGCCGACGTCGAGACGGCCAAAGCCGTGGTGGAACTGCCCTCGCCCTATGCCGGAACGGTCGCGCAGCTGCATGAACAGGCCGGCACCGTGGTGGAAGTCGGCGCCCCCATTGTGTCGTTCGACGTGGGCGGCGGAACCGATCCGAGCAGCGGAACCGATTCCAGCAGCAAAGCACCTGCGGGCAGCGCAACCGCCGAAGGCATTGCGCCGGCCGCGTTCGCCCCGGCAGAACCACAGAAACGCACGCCAAACCTCGTGGGATACGGTGCCGTGCCGGAGCGGACCGGCAGGCCGGCCCGCCGGCGCTGGCTGACCGAAGCACCGGCACCGGCGCAGGTTGCCTCAACGCCAATCGCTTCACCGCCCGCTGCTCCGCCGCCCGCCGTTCCAGCGGGATCGGCCATCGTGGCAGATGATTCCTCGGCGCCGGCAGCTGAACGCCCGCGGTCCACTCCGCCGGTGCGCAAGCTGGCACGGGACTTGGGTGTCGATCTGACGGACATTGATGGAACGGGGCCCAACGGGCTGATCGTCCGCACCGATGTCACCCGTGCAGCGGAGCAAAACGCTGATGTGGCCGATGTGCTGGGTGATGTTGCGGCGCCGGTGCCGGACTTTGGCGCGGACCCGCTGCCGCCGTCGTCCGATGCCCTGCCGCTGTCCGTCGCTGGAACTTCCCGTGCCCGCGAGGAACGGATTCCCATTGCCGGGATGCGCAAACACACCGCGGCGGCGATGGTCGCCAGTGCCTTTACCGCACCGCATGTGACCGTCTTCCTGACCGTTGACGTCACCGCGTCCATGGAGCTGCTGGCGCGGCTTCGCGGGCAGACGGCGTTCGACGGCGTGAAACTCACGCCGCTGACGCTGGCGGCCAAGGCGGTGTGCCTGGCGCTTTCGCGGCATCCGTCACTGAACTCGCGCTGGGACGAAGCAGCCCGGGAGATTGTGCAGTACCGCTATGTGAACCTGGGCATCGCGGCGGCCACTCCGCGCGGGTTGATGGTTCCGAACGTTAAGGATGCCCAGTCGCTCGGTCTGCGTGAGCTTGCTGCCGCTTTGGGAACGCTGGCGCAGACCGCCAGGGCGGGCAAGACCACGCCGGCGGACCTTGGCGGGGGAACGTTCTCCATTTCCAACGTGGGGGTCTTCGGCATCGACGCCGGAACACCCATCCTCAACCCGGGCGAAGCGGGCATCCTGGCGCTCGGCGCGGTCCGGGAGCAGCCCTGGGTGCATGAAGGTGCACTCGCGGTGCGCCAGGTGATGACCCTCAGCCTCTCCTTCGACCACCGGCTGGTCGACGGCGAACAGGGCGCCCGCTTCCTGAGCGACGTGGGAGCGGTGCTGACGGAACCGGCAATGGCGCTTGCGCTGATGTAG
- a CDS encoding DUF485 domain-containing protein, whose product MAKQQSTGSGAHAAPVDFTEVQKSPELQELRKRQRSFIFPMAVIFLVWYFAYVLLADYAHDFMSTQVWGNINIGLILGLLQFVTTFGITMWYVSYANRRMDPIAADLREKLEAKGVSRPEETK is encoded by the coding sequence ATGGCAAAACAGCAATCCACCGGATCAGGCGCCCATGCGGCGCCGGTCGATTTCACGGAGGTTCAAAAATCTCCTGAGCTGCAGGAGCTGCGCAAGCGGCAGCGCAGCTTTATTTTCCCCATGGCCGTGATCTTCCTGGTCTGGTACTTCGCCTATGTGCTGCTGGCTGACTACGCCCACGACTTCATGTCCACCCAGGTCTGGGGCAACATCAACATCGGCCTGATCCTGGGACTGCTGCAGTTCGTCACGACCTTCGGCATCACCATGTGGTACGTCAGCTACGCCAACCGCCGGATGGATCCCATTGCCGCGGACCTGCGCGAAAAACTTGAGGCCAAGGGCGTCTCGCGTCCGGAGGAGACCAAATGA
- the pdhA gene encoding pyruvate dehydrogenase (acetyl-transferring) E1 component subunit alpha produces MRTDVSLHTPVRPPQDAGASASGPYVQLVRPDGSRAPSSYDHWVSDVDADQLRSLYEDMVIIRRIDTEATALQRQGQLGLWPPLLGQEAAQIGSARTLRPSDFVFGSYRENGVAWCRGVDPESLMRVWRGNAAAGWDPFTVNMAPTQVIIGAQALHAAGYGMGVVADGTDDAVITYFGDGATSQGDVNEAMVFAASFHTPVVFFCSNNQWAISEPVGLQAQVPIANRAPGFGIPSVRVDGNDVLAVMAVTREALERARSGGGPSFIEAVTYRMGPHTTADDPTRYRDAAELEEWRAKDPISRVEALLRAEGHFTEEFAASVAASADAVAAELRSSCINMPAPPALDIFAHVYAEPNSWLENQQADYERYLALYGAEGDGGTHPADNAGVNGESA; encoded by the coding sequence ATGCGTACCGACGTGTCTCTGCATACTCCTGTTCGACCCCCTCAGGATGCCGGCGCCAGCGCGTCCGGCCCCTACGTCCAGCTGGTCCGCCCCGACGGCTCCCGGGCACCCTCCTCCTATGACCACTGGGTCTCCGATGTTGACGCCGACCAGCTGCGCAGCCTCTACGAGGACATGGTCATCATCCGCCGGATCGATACAGAGGCCACCGCACTCCAGCGCCAGGGCCAGCTGGGGCTCTGGCCCCCGCTGCTGGGCCAGGAAGCCGCCCAAATCGGTTCCGCCCGCACCCTGCGTCCCAGTGACTTTGTCTTCGGCAGCTACCGGGAAAACGGCGTCGCCTGGTGCCGCGGCGTGGATCCGGAATCCCTGATGCGGGTGTGGCGCGGCAATGCCGCCGCCGGCTGGGATCCCTTCACCGTCAACATGGCACCCACCCAGGTGATCATTGGCGCCCAGGCACTGCATGCCGCCGGTTACGGCATGGGCGTGGTCGCCGACGGCACGGACGACGCCGTCATCACCTACTTCGGCGACGGCGCCACCAGCCAGGGAGACGTGAATGAGGCAATGGTCTTCGCGGCCAGCTTCCACACGCCCGTTGTCTTCTTCTGCTCCAACAACCAGTGGGCCATCTCCGAGCCGGTGGGCCTGCAGGCACAGGTTCCGATCGCCAACCGTGCCCCCGGATTCGGCATTCCCTCCGTCCGGGTGGACGGCAACGACGTGCTTGCGGTGATGGCAGTGACCCGCGAAGCCCTGGAACGGGCGCGCAGCGGGGGAGGCCCCAGCTTCATCGAGGCCGTCACCTACCGGATGGGCCCGCACACCACAGCGGATGATCCCACCCGGTACCGCGACGCCGCGGAACTGGAGGAGTGGCGGGCCAAGGATCCGATCAGCCGCGTGGAAGCACTCCTGCGCGCCGAAGGCCATTTCACCGAGGAGTTCGCGGCCTCGGTGGCCGCCTCAGCGGATGCCGTTGCCGCCGAGCTGCGCAGCTCCTGCATCAACATGCCCGCGCCGCCGGCCCTGGACATCTTTGCCCACGTTTACGCCGAGCCCAACTCCTGGCTGGAAAACCAGCAGGCGGACTATGAGCGCTACCTTGCCCTTTATGGCGCAGAGGGCGACGGCGGCACCCACCCGGCGGACAATGCCGGAGTGAACGGAGAGTCCGCATGA
- a CDS encoding solute symporter family protein has translation MRTVNITAAEVSAEAVRETGWLNMLIFGLFVAVTLVVVLRASRNNKTAADYYAAGRSFTGPQNGTAIAGDYLSAASFLGIVGAIAINGYDGFLYSIGFLVAWLVALLLVAEMLRNTGKFTMADVLSFRLKQRPVRIAAAITTLAVCFFYLLAQMAGAGGLVSLLMGIDSKIGQSLVITVVGGLMIIYVLIGGMKGTTWVQIIKACLLIAGAGIMTIWVLALNGFNLSELLGSAVEMSGNPELLNPGLQYGKTGTTRLDFVSLGMALVLGTAALPHVLMRFYTVPTAKEARRSVVWAIWLIGIFYLFTLILGYGAAALIPAETITSAPGGVNSAAPLLAFALGGPVLLGLIAAVAFATILAVVAGLTITAAASFAHDIYANVIRKGKVDADGEVKVARRTVIVIGVVSILGGIGAQGQNVAFLVALAFAVAASANLPTILYSLYWRRFNTQGAIWSMYGGLGSAILLILLSPVFSGSETSMVSGIDISIFPLNNPGLVSIPLAFFLGWLGTVVGKDDESPQKQAEMEVRSLTGVGAEKAVDH, from the coding sequence ATGAGAACGGTGAACATCACGGCGGCCGAGGTGTCCGCCGAGGCTGTCCGGGAAACCGGCTGGCTGAACATGCTGATCTTCGGCCTTTTCGTGGCCGTGACGCTCGTCGTCGTGCTTCGGGCCAGCCGCAACAACAAGACCGCGGCGGATTACTACGCCGCCGGCCGGTCCTTCACCGGACCGCAGAACGGCACGGCCATTGCCGGGGACTATCTCTCAGCGGCGTCCTTCCTGGGCATCGTGGGAGCCATCGCCATCAACGGCTATGACGGCTTCCTCTACTCCATCGGATTCCTGGTGGCCTGGCTGGTGGCACTGCTCCTGGTGGCTGAAATGCTCCGCAATACGGGCAAGTTCACCATGGCTGATGTGCTGTCCTTCCGCCTGAAGCAGCGCCCGGTCCGGATCGCGGCCGCGATCACCACCCTGGCTGTCTGCTTCTTCTACCTGCTGGCCCAGATGGCCGGCGCCGGCGGGCTTGTCTCCCTGCTGATGGGCATCGACTCCAAGATCGGCCAGTCCCTGGTCATCACCGTCGTCGGCGGACTGATGATCATCTATGTACTGATCGGCGGCATGAAGGGCACCACCTGGGTGCAGATCATCAAGGCCTGCCTGCTCATTGCCGGTGCGGGCATCATGACCATCTGGGTCCTGGCGCTTAACGGTTTCAACCTGTCCGAACTGCTGGGCTCCGCCGTGGAAATGTCCGGAAACCCGGAGCTCCTGAACCCGGGCCTCCAGTACGGCAAGACCGGCACCACCCGCCTGGACTTCGTGTCCCTGGGCATGGCCCTGGTACTTGGCACCGCAGCCCTGCCGCACGTGCTGATGCGTTTCTACACGGTGCCCACGGCCAAGGAAGCCCGCCGCTCCGTGGTTTGGGCCATCTGGCTGATCGGCATCTTCTACCTGTTCACCCTGATCCTGGGCTACGGTGCCGCTGCGCTGATCCCGGCCGAGACCATCACCTCCGCTCCCGGCGGCGTGAACTCTGCGGCTCCGCTGCTGGCCTTCGCCCTCGGCGGACCGGTGCTGCTGGGATTGATCGCTGCAGTGGCCTTCGCGACTATCCTGGCCGTGGTGGCGGGCCTGACCATCACGGCGGCCGCTTCCTTCGCCCATGACATTTACGCGAACGTCATCCGCAAGGGCAAGGTGGATGCCGACGGCGAGGTCAAGGTGGCCCGCCGGACGGTAATCGTCATCGGAGTGGTGTCCATCCTCGGCGGCATTGGTGCGCAGGGGCAGAACGTTGCCTTCCTGGTGGCCCTGGCCTTCGCGGTAGCGGCCAGCGCCAACCTGCCCACCATCCTGTACTCGCTCTACTGGCGGCGCTTCAACACCCAGGGCGCCATCTGGAGCATGTACGGCGGCCTGGGATCCGCCATCCTGCTGATCCTTCTCTCGCCGGTCTTCTCCGGGTCCGAGACGTCCATGGTTTCGGGCATCGACATCTCGATCTTCCCGCTGAACAACCCGGGACTGGTGTCCATCCCGCTGGCCTTCTTCCTTGGCTGGCTGGGAACCGTTGTGGGCAAGGACGACGAGTCTCCTCAGAAGCAGGCGGAAATGGAAGTCCGGTCTCTGACCGGCGTCGGCGCGGAAAAGGCAGTGGACCACTAG
- a CDS encoding Lrp/AsnC family transcriptional regulator translates to MRLLDSTDTRLLLAMAKDPRRTVVALASALGISRNTVQARLTQLEKKSVFLSFERRISPAALGYPLMAFVHVHVQQQRLAEITEALAGIPEVVEAHGLTGDADILLRVVAEDAEDLFRVNKAILAVSGVERCDTNLAMGELIPFRVSPLLERGEAGA, encoded by the coding sequence ATGCGCCTGCTGGACAGTACCGACACCCGACTGCTTCTGGCGATGGCAAAGGACCCCCGGCGGACAGTGGTCGCGCTGGCCAGTGCCCTCGGCATCTCCCGCAACACCGTCCAGGCCCGGCTGACACAACTGGAAAAGAAGTCGGTGTTCCTGTCCTTTGAGCGCAGAATCAGCCCGGCCGCCCTGGGCTATCCGCTGATGGCTTTTGTTCATGTGCACGTGCAGCAGCAGCGGCTGGCGGAGATTACCGAGGCGCTGGCCGGCATCCCCGAGGTGGTGGAGGCGCACGGACTGACCGGTGACGCAGACATCCTGCTGCGCGTGGTGGCGGAGGACGCCGAGGACCTGTTCCGCGTCAACAAGGCAATCCTTGCGGTGTCCGGCGTCGAACGCTGTGACACCAACCTGGCCATGGGCGAGCTCATTCCCTTCCGCGTCTCGCCGCTGCTGGAGCGCGGCGAGGCCGGCGCCTGA
- a CDS encoding GNAT family N-acetyltransferase yields MIELRAVVPADLDEFFTHQLDPSANHMTAFAAKNPSDRGVFDHHWQTILNDPSVTVRTIVADGDVVGGIMAYRDGGIPEISYWIDTNHWGQGITTNAVGQFLAEFSERPIRARAVADNAGSIAILEKYGFTVVGETQGFANARGAVVRELELELR; encoded by the coding sequence GTGATTGAGCTTCGTGCCGTAGTTCCCGCCGACCTGGATGAATTCTTTACCCATCAGCTGGATCCAAGCGCCAACCATATGACGGCGTTTGCCGCCAAGAATCCTTCCGACCGCGGTGTGTTTGACCACCACTGGCAGACCATCCTGAACGACCCCAGCGTGACGGTCCGCACCATTGTGGCCGACGGCGACGTGGTCGGCGGCATCATGGCCTACCGTGACGGCGGCATCCCGGAGATCAGTTACTGGATTGACACCAATCACTGGGGCCAGGGCATCACGACCAATGCCGTCGGGCAGTTCCTGGCGGAATTCTCGGAGCGGCCCATCCGGGCACGGGCCGTGGCGGACAACGCAGGCTCCATCGCCATCCTGGAGAAGTACGGCTTCACCGTGGTGGGCGAGACGCAGGGCTTCGCCAACGCACGCGGCGCCGTGGTGCGCGAACTCGAGCTCGAGCTGCGCTAG
- a CDS encoding TetR/AcrR family transcriptional regulator, whose product MDAAKEEASPAAPSKQGTPIPAARATGRSLAKASRRAAMLDAAASLFAERGYNGVSIEELGAAAGVSGPAVYRHFSGKPAVLSALLVGVSEDLLEGGKAVMAESATAEAALRGLVEFQVDFALRQANVIRVQDRDLNSLPAEDERTVRSLQRQYVEVWVDALSALHPDCGLPLLRHRAQAVFGLINSTSHTLFGKMRPRETARLRSLLETMAWAALNA is encoded by the coding sequence ATGGACGCAGCCAAAGAAGAAGCATCCCCCGCAGCGCCTTCGAAACAAGGAACCCCCATACCGGCCGCCCGAGCCACCGGACGAAGTCTGGCCAAGGCATCCCGCCGGGCAGCGATGCTGGACGCCGCCGCCTCGCTTTTCGCCGAACGCGGTTACAACGGCGTCTCCATTGAAGAACTCGGCGCCGCCGCAGGCGTCAGCGGCCCGGCCGTCTACCGGCATTTCAGCGGCAAGCCCGCTGTCCTGTCGGCGCTCCTGGTCGGTGTCAGCGAGGACCTGCTGGAGGGCGGAAAGGCCGTGATGGCCGAGTCCGCCACGGCCGAGGCGGCCCTGCGCGGACTGGTGGAATTCCAGGTGGACTTCGCCCTGCGCCAGGCCAACGTGATCCGGGTCCAGGACCGGGACCTCAACAGCCTGCCCGCCGAGGACGAACGCACTGTCCGGTCCCTCCAGCGCCAGTACGTGGAGGTGTGGGTTGACGCCCTGTCTGCCCTGCATCCCGATTGCGGCCTCCCGCTGCTGCGGCACCGCGCCCAGGCCGTCTTCGGACTCATCAACTCCACCTCGCATACGCTGTTCGGCAAAATGAGGCCCCGGGAGACGGCACGGCTGCGGTCGCTGCTGGAAACAATGGCCTGGGCGGCCCTGAATGCCTAG
- a CDS encoding carboxyl transferase domain-containing protein — protein sequence METLATRLDPAAPEYARNAVAQAELAQDLRKRLAQAALGGPERSRDRHAARGKLLPRERVDRLLDEGSPFLEISPLAADGMYDGECPGAGLIAGIGLVQGRHVMVLSNDATVKGGTYYPMTVKKHLRAQEIALENRLPCIYLVDSGGAFLPKQDDVFPDREHFGRIFYNQAQMSARKIPQISAVLGSCTAGGAYVPAMSDETVIVRNQGTIFLGGPPLVKAAIGEVVTAEELGGGDLHSRVSGVTDHLADNDAHALEIVRTIVETLPEHAPAWEILPTRPPSYSEEEIYGTVPADLQTPYDVRELIARLVDGSEFSEFKKEYGATLVTGFARLHGHRVGIVANNGVLFSESALKGAHFIELCDQRGIPLIFLQNISGFMVGRDYEAGGIAKNGAKMVTAVATCRVPKLTVIVGGSFGAGNYSMCGRAYSPRFLWMWPAARISVMGGAQASSVLATVKRDQLEARGEEWAVEDEEAFKAPIRDTYETQGSPYYSTARLWDDGVIDPADTRTVLGLALDVCANAPLPETSFGLFRM from the coding sequence ATGGAGACCCTTGCAACCCGGCTCGATCCCGCAGCACCCGAGTACGCCCGCAACGCCGTCGCACAGGCTGAGCTTGCCCAGGACCTGCGCAAGCGCCTGGCGCAGGCCGCCCTTGGCGGTCCCGAACGGTCCCGGGACCGCCATGCCGCCCGGGGAAAGCTGCTGCCCCGCGAACGCGTGGACCGGCTGCTGGATGAAGGCAGCCCGTTCCTTGAGATTTCGCCGCTGGCGGCGGACGGCATGTACGACGGCGAGTGCCCCGGGGCGGGACTGATCGCCGGGATCGGCCTGGTGCAGGGCCGGCATGTGATGGTGTTGTCCAACGACGCCACCGTCAAAGGCGGCACCTACTATCCAATGACGGTCAAAAAACACCTGCGGGCACAGGAAATTGCGCTGGAGAACCGTCTGCCGTGCATCTACCTGGTGGATTCCGGCGGCGCCTTCCTGCCCAAGCAGGACGACGTTTTCCCGGACCGGGAGCATTTCGGCCGCATCTTCTACAACCAAGCGCAGATGTCCGCCCGCAAGATTCCGCAGATTTCCGCGGTGCTGGGTTCCTGCACGGCGGGCGGGGCCTACGTCCCGGCCATGAGCGATGAAACGGTCATTGTCCGCAACCAGGGCACCATCTTCCTGGGCGGTCCACCGCTGGTGAAGGCCGCCATCGGCGAAGTGGTCACCGCGGAAGAGCTCGGCGGAGGAGACCTGCACTCGCGCGTCAGCGGAGTCACCGACCATCTGGCGGACAATGACGCCCACGCGCTGGAAATCGTGCGCACCATCGTGGAAACCCTGCCCGAGCACGCCCCGGCCTGGGAGATCCTGCCGACCCGGCCGCCGTCGTACTCCGAAGAGGAAATCTACGGAACGGTGCCCGCGGACCTGCAGACCCCCTACGACGTGCGCGAACTGATCGCCCGCCTGGTGGACGGCAGCGAGTTCTCCGAATTCAAGAAGGAATACGGCGCCACCCTGGTCACCGGCTTCGCCCGGCTGCACGGGCACCGCGTGGGCATCGTGGCCAACAACGGCGTCCTGTTCTCCGAATCCGCACTCAAGGGCGCGCACTTCATCGAGCTGTGCGATCAGCGCGGCATTCCGCTGATCTTCCTGCAGAACATCTCCGGATTCATGGTGGGCCGCGATTACGAGGCCGGCGGCATCGCCAAAAACGGCGCCAAAATGGTCACCGCCGTGGCCACCTGCCGGGTTCCCAAGCTCACCGTGATTGTGGGCGGCTCCTTCGGTGCCGGCAACTACTCCATGTGCGGGCGCGCGTACTCGCCGCGCTTTTTGTGGATGTGGCCCGCGGCCCGGATCTCGGTGATGGGCGGCGCCCAGGCCTCCTCCGTCCTGGCCACCGTCAAGCGTGACCAGCTGGAAGCCCGCGGCGAGGAATGGGCCGTGGAGGACGAAGAAGCATTCAAGGCACCCATCCGCGACACCTACGAAACCCAGGGCAGCCCGTACTACTCCACAGCCCGGCTGTGGGATGACGGCGTCATCGACCCGGCGGACACCCGCACCGTCCTGGGCCTGGCCCTGGACGTGTGCGCCAACGCCCCGCTGCCGGAGACCTCCTTCGGCCTGTTCCGGATGTGA
- a CDS encoding alpha-ketoacid dehydrogenase subunit beta has protein sequence MSTMTFGRAINAGLRAAMEADPKVVLMGEDIGTLGGVFRITDGLKKDFGGQRVIDTPLAESGIMGTAVGLAFRGYRPVVEIQFDGFIYPAFDQIVCQVAKMHYRSRGTVNMPLTIRVPFGGGIGSPEHHSESPEAYFTHTSGLRVVSVSNPQDAYTMIQQAIASNDPVLYFEPKRRYHVKGEVNETLDGALPMGAARVVTEGTDVTLVTYGPLVMTAVDAAVAASDEGVSVEVIDLRSLSPVDFATVEASVRKTGRLVITHEAGQSGGVGAEISASITERCFDYLEHAPVRVTGFDVPYPSSKLEHHHLPDLDRILDGVDRAMRRPNSLSPLGTAGAAALEGAGL, from the coding sequence ATGAGCACCATGACTTTTGGCCGGGCCATCAACGCCGGCCTGCGCGCCGCCATGGAGGCCGATCCCAAGGTAGTCCTGATGGGCGAGGACATCGGCACCCTCGGCGGTGTCTTCCGCATCACCGACGGACTCAAGAAGGACTTCGGCGGGCAGCGCGTGATCGACACCCCGCTGGCGGAATCCGGGATCATGGGCACCGCCGTCGGGCTGGCGTTCCGCGGCTACCGCCCGGTGGTCGAAATCCAGTTCGACGGATTCATCTATCCGGCCTTTGACCAGATTGTCTGCCAGGTTGCCAAGATGCATTACCGCAGCCGCGGAACGGTCAACATGCCGCTGACCATCCGGGTCCCGTTCGGCGGCGGCATCGGTTCGCCCGAACACCACTCGGAATCCCCGGAAGCCTACTTCACGCACACCTCAGGGCTGCGCGTTGTCAGCGTGTCCAACCCCCAGGATGCCTACACCATGATTCAGCAGGCCATCGCGTCCAACGATCCGGTGCTGTACTTCGAGCCCAAGCGCCGCTATCACGTCAAGGGCGAGGTCAATGAAACGCTCGACGGCGCACTGCCGATGGGCGCCGCGCGCGTTGTCACCGAGGGGACCGACGTCACCCTGGTGACCTACGGGCCGCTGGTCATGACCGCTGTCGACGCCGCCGTGGCCGCCTCCGACGAGGGCGTCTCCGTGGAGGTCATCGACCTGAGGTCACTGTCTCCGGTGGACTTCGCCACCGTGGAGGCGTCGGTGCGCAAAACCGGGCGGCTCGTCATCACCCACGAGGCCGGCCAGTCCGGCGGCGTGGGCGCCGAGATCTCCGCCAGTATTACCGAGCGCTGCTTCGACTATCTCGAGCACGCTCCCGTGCGGGTCACCGGATTCGACGTTCCGTATCCGTCTTCCAAGCTGGAACACCACCATTTGCCGGACCTCGACAGGATCCTGGACGGTGTGGACCGCGCCATGCGCCGCCCCAACTCCCTGAGCCCGCTCGGCACTGCCGGAGCCGCCGCTCTTGAAGGAGCCGGCCTGTGA